Proteins encoded together in one Benincasa hispida cultivar B227 chromosome 1, ASM972705v1, whole genome shotgun sequence window:
- the LOC120074588 gene encoding probable protein phosphatase 2C 75 isoform X1, which yields MTEVYSIMPSEDDEDSPAKCRERRRRRIEMRRLATVSSANPSSSTTHHRKENQTGSSGFEKKRGRKTDGDGNPEISSSSSSGEDVKTVRASASVPQPVFGMMSVSGRSREMEDAVSVSTCVLGPENFRRQLVHFFAVYDGHGGPHVAALCREKMHVFVQEEFSRVICTREEGESGGGGSTAAEGVELEEEEEATWRRVMRRSFERMDEVALSTCACGSVGGKCGCHPMEVALGGSTAVVAVLTPDHIIVANCGDSRAVLCRGGRAIPLSNDHKPDRNDELARIEAAGGRVIFVNGARVEGILAMSRAIGDKYLKSVVISEPEITFTKRESDDECLILASDGLWDVLSSELACEVARECLLEGVAANTTTIDLNAVPQIEEEGAGISYPSRSALAAALLTRLALGRKSTDNISVIVIDLKRS from the exons ATGACGGAGGTTTACAGTATAATGCCAAGCGAAGATGATGAAGATTCGCCGGCAAAATGCCGAGAGCGCCGGCGACGTAGAATAGAGATGAGACGGTTAGCAACAGTATCGTCGGCGAATCCCTCGTCCTCCACCACTCACCACCGGAAAGAGAATCAAACTGGTAGCTCCGGTTTTGAGAAGAAACGTGGTCGGAAGACGGACGGTGACGGTAATCCGGAGATTTCATCGTCTTCGTCATCGGGGGAGGACGTGAAGACTGTAAGAGCTTCAGCATCGGTACCTCAGCCGGTTTTCGGGATGATGTCGGTATCCGGGAGGTCACGTGAGATGGAGGATGCAGTATCGGTGAGCACGTGCGTTCTAGGTCCAGAAAATTTCCGACGGCAACTGGTGCATTTCTTCGCCGTCTACGATGGACATGGAGGCCCTCAC GTGGCAGCGTTATGTAGGGAGAAGATGCACGTGTTCGTACAAGAGGAATTTTCGCGCGTGATTTGCACGCGCGAGGAAGGTGAGAGTGGCGGTGGTGGTAGCACCGCGGCGGAGGGGGTTGAgttggaggaggaggaggaggcgACTTGGAGAAGAGTGATGCGGCGGAGCTTTGAGAGAATGGACGAAGTGGCACTCAGTACTTGTGCCTGTGGGAGCGTCGGAGGCAAGTGTGGGTGCCATCCGATGGAGGTGGCTCTCGGCGGCTCCACCGCCGTCGTCGCTGTACTCACACCAGATCACATAATCGTCGCCAACTGCGGCGATTCACGCGCCGTCCTTTGCCGAGGAGGAAGGGCCATTCCCCTCTCTAATGATCACAAG CCTGATAGAAATGATGAACTAGCAAGAATTGAAGCTGCTGGAGGACGGGTGATTTTCGTAAATGGAGCTCGGGTTGAAGGAATCCTTGCAATGTCCCGTGCAATAG GGGACAAGTATCTCAAGTCAGTTGTAATATCAGAGCCTGAAATTACTTTCACCAAAAGAGAATCAGATGATGAATGTTTAATACTTGCAAGTGATGGCTTGTGGGATGTTCTTTCAAGTGAGTTGGCTTGTGAGGTAGCTCGTGAATGTCTCCTAGAAGGAGTGGCGGCTAATACTACTACAATAGACCTCAATGCCGTGCctcaaattgaagaagaagggGCTGGAATTTCATATCCCTCTCGAAGTGCGCTGGCTGCTGCGCTGCTTACTCGTCTTGCTTTAGGGCGGAAAAGCACCGACAACATCAGTGTCATAGTTATTGATCTAAAGAGGagctga
- the LOC120074588 gene encoding probable protein phosphatase 2C 75 isoform X2, with the protein MTEVYSIMPSEDDEDSPAKCRERRRRRIEMRRLATVSSANPSSSTTHHRKENQTGSSGFEKKRGRKTDGDGNPEISSSSSSGEDVKTVRASASVPQPVFGMMSVSGRSREMEDAVSVSTCVLGPENFRRQLVHFFAVYDGHGGPHVAALCREKMHVFVQEEFSRVICTREEGESGGGGSTAAEGVELEEEEEATWRRVMRRSFERMDEVALSTCACGSVGGKCGCHPMEVALGGSTAVVAVLTPDHIIVANCGDSRAVLCRGGRAIPLSNDHKPDRNDELARIEAAGGRVIFVNGARVEGILAMSRAIGMKVQLLRVALYLCSHLSNGFTCMGSVILIN; encoded by the exons ATGACGGAGGTTTACAGTATAATGCCAAGCGAAGATGATGAAGATTCGCCGGCAAAATGCCGAGAGCGCCGGCGACGTAGAATAGAGATGAGACGGTTAGCAACAGTATCGTCGGCGAATCCCTCGTCCTCCACCACTCACCACCGGAAAGAGAATCAAACTGGTAGCTCCGGTTTTGAGAAGAAACGTGGTCGGAAGACGGACGGTGACGGTAATCCGGAGATTTCATCGTCTTCGTCATCGGGGGAGGACGTGAAGACTGTAAGAGCTTCAGCATCGGTACCTCAGCCGGTTTTCGGGATGATGTCGGTATCCGGGAGGTCACGTGAGATGGAGGATGCAGTATCGGTGAGCACGTGCGTTCTAGGTCCAGAAAATTTCCGACGGCAACTGGTGCATTTCTTCGCCGTCTACGATGGACATGGAGGCCCTCAC GTGGCAGCGTTATGTAGGGAGAAGATGCACGTGTTCGTACAAGAGGAATTTTCGCGCGTGATTTGCACGCGCGAGGAAGGTGAGAGTGGCGGTGGTGGTAGCACCGCGGCGGAGGGGGTTGAgttggaggaggaggaggaggcgACTTGGAGAAGAGTGATGCGGCGGAGCTTTGAGAGAATGGACGAAGTGGCACTCAGTACTTGTGCCTGTGGGAGCGTCGGAGGCAAGTGTGGGTGCCATCCGATGGAGGTGGCTCTCGGCGGCTCCACCGCCGTCGTCGCTGTACTCACACCAGATCACATAATCGTCGCCAACTGCGGCGATTCACGCGCCGTCCTTTGCCGAGGAGGAAGGGCCATTCCCCTCTCTAATGATCACAAG CCTGATAGAAATGATGAACTAGCAAGAATTGAAGCTGCTGGAGGACGGGTGATTTTCGTAAATGGAGCTCGGGTTGAAGGAATCCTTGCAATGTCCCGTGCAATAG GTATGAAGGTGCAGCTGTTGAGGGTGGCTTTGTATTTATGTTCCCATTTAAGTAATGGATTTACGTGTATGGGTTCAGTCATTCTGATCAATTGA